The following coding sequences are from one Formosa haliotis window:
- a CDS encoding membrane or secreted protein — translation MKLFLITLVLLGLGFAGIAIKIWAKKDGKFAGTCASQNPALNQSGESCGFCGKSPDEFKDCSEPQHS, via the coding sequence ATGAAATTATTTCTTATAACATTAGTTTTATTAGGGTTAGGATTCGCAGGGATTGCTATTAAGATTTGGGCTAAAAAAGATGGTAAGTTTGCAGGAACTTGTGCTAGCCAAAATCCGGCACTTAACCAATCTGGAGAATCTTGTGGCTTTTGCGGTAAATCACCAGACGAATTTAAAGACTGTAGCGAACCTCAACACTCTTAA